One Sphingomonas endolithica DNA segment encodes these proteins:
- the ctaD gene encoding cytochrome c oxidase subunit I: MTDIALNPTAQPSAFQAHADAHDHAHDADHKPSFFARWFMSTNHKDIGTLYLIFAICAGIIGGAVSGLMRAELAEPHIQYLGYWASFLHGGTVSLDESLHLWNVMVTAHGLIMVFFMVMPAMIGGFGNWFVPIMIGAPDMAFPRMNNVSFWLLVPAFTLLLASPFFGGAGNGWTLYAPLSTYGEPGPSTDMAILALHLAGASSILGAINFITTIFNMRAPGMTLHKMPLFVWSVLVTAFLLLLALPVLAAAITMLLTDRNFGTTFFDPAGGGDPVLYQHLFWFFGHPEVYIMILPGFGIVSQIISTFSKKPVFGYLGMAYAMVAIGVVGFVVWAHHMFTTGLSVNTKMYFTAATMVIAVPTGIKIFSWIATMWGGSMSFKTPMVWAIGFIFMFTVGGVTGVVLANGGVDDYMQDTYYVVAHFHYVLSLGAVFSLFAGFYYWFPKMSGRMYNEFLGQAHFWVFFIGVNVMFFPMHFLGLQSQPRRMPDYTDGLAHWNWVASVGYMIMAAGMLIFFVNLFWSLFAGKKVGDNPWGEGATTLEWTLSSPPPYHQFETLPRID, from the coding sequence ATGACCGATATCGCCCTAAACCCGACCGCGCAACCGTCCGCGTTCCAGGCGCATGCCGACGCGCATGATCACGCCCATGACGCCGATCACAAGCCGAGCTTCTTCGCGCGTTGGTTCATGTCGACCAACCACAAGGACATCGGCACGCTCTACCTGATCTTCGCGATCTGCGCGGGGATTATCGGTGGCGCCGTATCGGGCCTGATGCGTGCCGAGCTGGCCGAGCCGCACATCCAGTATCTCGGTTACTGGGCGTCGTTCCTGCATGGCGGCACCGTCAGCCTCGATGAGTCGCTGCACCTGTGGAACGTGATGGTCACGGCGCACGGCCTGATCATGGTGTTCTTCATGGTCATGCCGGCGATGATCGGGGGCTTTGGCAACTGGTTCGTGCCGATCATGATCGGCGCGCCGGACATGGCGTTCCCGCGCATGAACAACGTGTCGTTCTGGCTGCTCGTGCCGGCCTTCACGCTGCTGCTCGCCTCGCCCTTCTTCGGCGGCGCTGGAAATGGCTGGACGCTGTACGCGCCGCTATCGACTTATGGTGAGCCGGGGCCGTCGACCGACATGGCGATCCTGGCGCTGCATCTGGCCGGCGCATCGTCGATCCTGGGGGCGATCAACTTCATCACCACGATCTTCAACATGCGCGCCCCCGGCATGACGCTGCACAAGATGCCGCTGTTCGTGTGGTCGGTGCTGGTCACCGCGTTCCTGCTGCTGCTGGCGCTGCCGGTGCTGGCGGCCGCCATCACCATGCTGCTGACGGATCGTAACTTCGGCACCACTTTCTTCGATCCGGCGGGCGGCGGCGATCCCGTGCTGTACCAGCATCTGTTCTGGTTCTTCGGCCATCCCGAAGTGTACATCATGATCCTGCCGGGCTTCGGCATCGTCAGCCAGATCATCTCGACCTTCTCCAAGAAGCCGGTGTTCGGCTATCTCGGCATGGCCTACGCGATGGTCGCGATCGGCGTGGTCGGCTTCGTCGTGTGGGCGCACCACATGTTCACGACGGGCCTCAGCGTAAACACCAAGATGTACTTCACCGCCGCGACGATGGTCATCGCGGTGCCGACCGGCATCAAGATCTTCTCGTGGATCGCGACGATGTGGGGCGGATCGATGAGCTTCAAGACCCCGATGGTCTGGGCGATCGGCTTCATCTTCATGTTCACCGTCGGCGGCGTGACCGGTGTCGTGCTCGCCAATGGCGGCGTCGACGATTACATGCAGGACACGTACTACGTGGTGGCGCACTTCCACTACGTGCTGTCGCTGGGTGCCGTCTTCTCGCTGTTCGCTGGCTTCTATTACTGGTTCCCGAAGATGTCCGGCCGGATGTACAACGAGTTCCTGGGCCAAGCGCACTTCTGGGTGTTCTTCATCGGCGTGAATGTGATGTTCTTCCCGATGCACTTCCTGGGGCTGCAGAGCCAGCCGCGCCGCATGCCCGACTATACCGATGGTCTGGCGCACTGGAACTGGGTCGCCAGCGTCGGCTACATGATCATGGCGGCGGGCATGCTGATCTTCTTCGTCAACCTGTTCTGGTCGCTATTCGCGGGCAAGAAGGTCGGCGACAATCCTTGGGGCGAAGGCGCCACGACGCTGGAATGGACCCTGTCCTCGCCACCGCCGTACCATCAGTTCGAGACCCTGCCGCGGATCGACTGA
- a CDS encoding amidohydrolase, with protein MNHKTMIRGLTAAASALALAACATDSTPPQGASSKAPRDKQAASGAGHGYAHDPYPSTYHVYPGAPTLVRNVTIYDGEGGRIDGGSVLFADGKILALGQTLDAPAGATVIDGTGKWVTPGVIDIHSHLGDYPSPQVQAHSDGNEATSPVTADVWAEHSVWPQDPGFGRALANGGVTTLQILPGSANLFGGRSVVLKNVYARTVQAMKFPGAPYGLKMACGENPKRVYGSRNTKPSTRMGNIAVDRATWAQAVAYKRKWDKYEKDGGDAPERNIAMDTLRGVLEGEILVQNHCYRADEMAIVMDMAKEFGYHVTAFHHAVEAYKIADILKANNTCAAVWADWYGFKMESFDGIGENLALLQKAGACGMIHSDDENGIQRLNQEVAKAQASGRRAGIDIPDAQAWEWLSINPARALGIADRTGSLKPGKMADVVLWNGNPLSVYTRPEKVWIDGALLYDATNPRLRPVSDFELGQPGSGDVK; from the coding sequence ATGAACCACAAGACCATGATCCGCGGCCTGACGGCGGCCGCGAGCGCGCTGGCGCTGGCCGCATGCGCGACGGACTCTACGCCGCCGCAGGGCGCCTCCTCTAAGGCACCCCGCGACAAGCAGGCGGCGAGCGGCGCCGGCCACGGCTATGCGCACGATCCCTATCCCAGCACCTATCACGTCTATCCCGGCGCCCCCACGCTGGTGCGCAACGTCACCATTTATGACGGCGAAGGCGGCCGCATCGACGGCGGCAGCGTGCTGTTCGCCGACGGCAAGATCCTCGCGCTCGGCCAGACACTCGATGCGCCCGCCGGCGCTACGGTGATCGACGGCACCGGCAAATGGGTCACGCCCGGCGTGATCGACATCCACAGCCATCTCGGCGATTATCCGAGCCCCCAGGTGCAGGCGCATTCCGACGGCAACGAGGCGACCAGCCCGGTCACCGCCGATGTCTGGGCGGAACACAGCGTCTGGCCGCAGGATCCGGGTTTCGGGCGGGCGCTCGCCAATGGCGGCGTCACCACGCTGCAGATCCTGCCGGGATCGGCCAATCTGTTCGGCGGCCGATCGGTCGTGCTGAAGAACGTCTATGCCCGCACCGTGCAGGCGATGAAGTTCCCCGGCGCCCCGTACGGCCTGAAGATGGCATGCGGCGAGAACCCCAAGCGCGTCTATGGCAGCCGCAACACCAAGCCTTCGACGCGGATGGGCAATATCGCGGTCGATCGTGCGACTTGGGCGCAGGCCGTCGCCTACAAGCGCAAGTGGGACAAATACGAGAAGGACGGCGGGGACGCCCCCGAACGCAACATCGCTATGGATACGCTGCGCGGCGTGCTGGAGGGCGAGATCCTGGTGCAGAACCATTGCTACCGCGCCGACGAGATGGCCATCGTCATGGATATGGCCAAGGAGTTCGGCTACCACGTCACCGCGTTCCACCACGCGGTGGAGGCGTACAAGATCGCCGATATCCTGAAGGCCAACAATACCTGCGCCGCGGTGTGGGCGGATTGGTACGGCTTCAAGATGGAGAGCTTCGACGGCATCGGCGAGAACCTCGCCTTGCTGCAAAAGGCCGGCGCCTGCGGCATGATCCATTCGGATGACGAGAACGGCATCCAGCGGCTCAACCAGGAAGTGGCCAAGGCGCAGGCCTCCGGGCGGCGCGCCGGGATCGACATTCCGGATGCGCAGGCCTGGGAATGGCTGAGCATCAACCCGGCCCGGGCGCTCGGCATCGCCGATCGCACGGGCAGCCTGAAGCCCGGCAAGATGGCGGACGTGGTGCTGTGGAACGGCAATCCGCTGAGCGTCTACACGCGGCCGGAAAAGGTCTGGATCGATGGCGCCTTGCTCTACGATGCGACCAACCCGCGGCTTCGCCCGGTGTCCGACTTCGAACTAGGCCAGCCGGGATCGGGAGACGTGAAATGA
- the coxB gene encoding cytochrome c oxidase subunit II, translating into MRMTGFKSIAIAAGLLMAGAGYAATPPVAPAITAPALTTVAPAPAAAAPAAAPASNNPALAQDGAYKIAPTPGIGMPVDGSIGIQPQVTKNGQRAHSFHDNILIPVITVVSLLVLALLFWVVLRYRRAAHPVASKTSHNTVIEVIWTLAPVVILVLLAVPSIGLLQAQFKPAPANAITLKAIGNQWYWSYQYPDNGGFEVTANMLKEKDQAAPGERVRTDADGPRLLATDNRIVLPVGVPIRLITTANDVIHSWAVPAFWIKLDAIPGRLNETSFTIERPGVYFGQCSELCGARHNYMPIAVEAVPLAQYNAWVIAKGGSVKGAAPSTAPAALAPAAAGAAAAPASNTTGPADNTTVITPPATTQGATGNPAGAGTGQ; encoded by the coding sequence ATGCGTATGACGGGGTTCAAATCGATCGCGATCGCAGCCGGCCTGCTGATGGCCGGTGCCGGTTACGCCGCCACGCCGCCTGTTGCACCGGCGATCACCGCGCCTGCCCTGACCACGGTCGCGCCGGCACCGGCTGCCGCTGCTCCAGCCGCTGCTCCGGCCTCGAACAATCCCGCACTGGCACAGGACGGCGCCTACAAGATCGCGCCCACGCCGGGCATCGGCATGCCGGTCGACGGCAGCATCGGCATCCAGCCGCAGGTCACCAAGAACGGCCAGCGCGCGCACAGCTTCCACGACAATATCCTGATCCCGGTGATCACCGTGGTGTCGCTGCTGGTGCTCGCGTTGCTGTTCTGGGTAGTCCTGCGCTATCGCCGTGCGGCCCACCCGGTCGCCTCCAAGACGAGCCACAACACGGTCATCGAGGTGATCTGGACGCTGGCGCCGGTCGTCATCCTGGTGCTGCTCGCGGTGCCGTCGATCGGCCTGCTGCAGGCGCAGTTCAAGCCCGCGCCCGCCAATGCGATCACGCTGAAGGCGATCGGCAACCAATGGTATTGGTCCTATCAATATCCCGACAATGGCGGCTTCGAAGTCACCGCCAACATGCTGAAGGAAAAGGACCAGGCCGCCCCCGGCGAGCGCGTCCGCACCGATGCCGACGGCCCGCGACTGCTCGCTACCGACAATCGCATCGTGCTGCCGGTCGGTGTGCCGATCCGCCTGATCACCACCGCCAACGACGTGATCCACAGCTGGGCGGTCCCCGCCTTCTGGATCAAGCTCGACGCCATTCCCGGCCGCCTGAACGAGACGAGCTTCACGATCGAGCGGCCTGGCGTGTATTTCGGCCAATGTTCGGAGCTGTGCGGCGCGCGGCACAATTACATGCCGATCGCGGTCGAGGCCGTGCCGCTGGCGCAGTATAACGCCTGGGTGATCGCCAAGGGCGGCAGCGTGAAGGGGGCAGCGCCCTCGACCGCGCCCGCCGCGCTTGCCCCGGCCGCTGCCGGTGCTGCCGCAGCGCCGGCCAGCAACACCACGGGCCCGGCCGACAACACGACCGTCATCACTCCCCCTGCAACGACTCAAGGTGCCACGGGCAATCCCGCCGGCGCCGGCACCGGACAGTAA
- the pyrE gene encoding orotate phosphoribosyltransferase, whose protein sequence is MTEDEVLAEFRSADALLEGHFILSSGLRSSRYLQCARVLMDPARGSRLAEALAARLPDDVRGAIQAVVSPAMGGVIAGHEMARALGVEAMFLERPEGVFELRRGFRLEPGARVFMMEDVVTTGLSSREAIAAIARAGGETVAAGALVDRSNGVADLGVPFYPLIRLDVPTYAADALPPELQAIPAIKPGSRAAA, encoded by the coding sequence ATGACCGAAGACGAGGTTCTGGCCGAGTTCCGCAGCGCCGATGCGCTGCTCGAGGGACATTTCATCCTGTCCTCGGGGCTGCGCTCGTCGCGCTACCTGCAGTGCGCGCGCGTGTTGATGGATCCGGCGCGCGGGAGCCGCCTGGCCGAGGCGCTGGCCGCGCGTCTGCCCGATGACGTGCGCGGCGCGATTCAGGCGGTGGTATCGCCCGCCATGGGCGGGGTGATCGCCGGGCACGAAATGGCACGCGCACTGGGCGTCGAGGCGATGTTCCTGGAGCGCCCCGAAGGCGTGTTCGAGCTCCGTCGCGGCTTCCGGCTGGAACCCGGCGCGCGCGTGTTCATGATGGAGGATGTCGTCACCACCGGCCTCAGCTCGCGCGAGGCGATCGCCGCGATCGCGCGCGCCGGCGGCGAGACCGTGGCGGCAGGCGCGTTGGTCGATCGCTCCAACGGCGTGGCCGATCTCGGCGTGCCGTTCTACCCGCTGATCCGGCTCGACGTGCCGACCTACGCCGCCGACGCCTTGCCGCCCGAATTGCAGGCCATCCCCGCGATCAAGCCGGGCAGCCGGGCGGCGGCATGA